The genomic interval GAGGAAACCGCAAACGAGAGTTTTGCAGGTGTATTCACTGCTCTTGAAAAAGAGGGTGTAAAATGCCGATTCGGCCGCTGGATGGTGCCGGGATATCCAAACTGCATTCTTGTTGATGCATCGGGCCTTAAGCCTCACGCAAACGAGATAAAGCGAAAGCTTTGGGATGATTACAAAATTGATTCTTTGCGCGCTGATGCGTGGTTTGACGACCCGCTTGTCTGGAGCTGGGGTTGCGGTATGCTTCTTGAGAAAATCCATAACATACAAAAAACGAAAAAACCAGTCGCCCATTTCCATGAGTGGCTTGCAGGAATCGCTATGCTTTATGTGAAAAAAGCGGGCGCGCATTATGCAACAGTATTCACAACCCATGCCACAATGCTTGGAAGGACATTGGCGAATTTTGAGGGTGATATCCACGAGGAAATACGGGATGGCATCGCGGCAAGAAAAACAGTTGACCTGAAAAAAGCGTATGATTGTGGTATGGAATCGAAGCATCTGACAGAGGTTGCATGCGCCAAAAACTGCGACGTTCTAACAGTTGTTTCCGATAACCTTGCTGAGGAGGCGCAATATATACTTGGAAGGCATCCGGATATAGTGCTTCCAAATGGCTTAGACATGAGCCGGTTTGCATCAATGGAAACACTTTCTTATCTTCATAAGAGATATAAGGACAAAATCATTGAATTCCTGCAGGGATATTTTGAGCCATATTATGCAATCAATACAGAGGATCCGCGAATAATTTTTACATCAGGCAGGTACGAGTTCAAAAACAAGGGGTATGACACGATGATAGACGCGCTCGCAAAGCTAAACACGCGCCTCAAAAACGAAGGGAGCAAAAACGATGTGTTTGCTTTCATATTTGTTCCGTCAGATATAAACGGCGAGAATCTTGATGTTTTAAAGAACATTTCGATGTTTCATACAATTGAAGACTATGTGACAGAAATACTTCCGCATGTAAAAGAAAAAATAATTCATTCGC from Nanoarchaeota archaeon carries:
- a CDS encoding glycogen/starch synthase yields the protein MIFEVSFEVANKVGGIYAVLSSKAAQMVQHYGNDYCTIGYYDANAAKTEFEETANESFAGVFTALEKEGVKCRFGRWMVPGYPNCILVDASGLKPHANEIKRKLWDDYKIDSLRADAWFDDPLVWSWGCGMLLEKIHNIQKTKKPVAHFHEWLAGIAMLYVKKAGAHYATVFTTHATMLGRTLANFEGDIHEEIRDGIAARKTVDLKKAYDCGMESKHLTEVACAKNCDVLTVVSDNLAEEAQYILGRHPDIVLPNGLDMSRFASMETLSYLHKRYKDKIIEFLQGYFEPYYAINTEDPRIIFTSGRYEFKNKGYDTMIDALAKLNTRLKNEGSKNDVFAFIFVPSDINGENLDVLKNISMFHTIEDYVTEILPHVKEKIIHSLISGNFDRTMEECNILDSAEASDMKKLSIAFRTKGGQCPPLSAFQLKYPEEDDAILKSLRAQGLLNRKEDRVKVIFYPTYISKADRLLALDYFTLMIGCSIGVFPSYYESWGYTPLETAASGTISITTDAAGYGQFIREKNKGPESGIFVLSRLHKSIPECVEELNQLLYKLVNMSKEEIIFQKNRAKELSGLADWKTLAKNYFKAHDMAIGRHS